The Deltaproteobacteria bacterium HGW-Deltaproteobacteria-18 nucleotide sequence AACTCGAACTGTCCCGGGACCAGCTTGGTGATGAAGGGCAGCCATTTGCCCAGAGGCACGTATTCGCCAAAGGGGACGAGGTGTTCCTTGTCATAGGAGGCCAGAGGCTCGCCGTTTGCGCCCAGAAGATAGGCGCGGTTGTGCAGGACGTACGGAGGAGCGCCCGGTTCCATGGGGATGGAATAGGCCGGAGCTCCGGCCAGGACCGGCACCTGCATCCGCGCCACGCCAAGGCGCATGTTCGTGGTCAGGTCGGACGGGTCCTGAAAATAGAAGGGCATGGCTGTTTCCGGCCAGACGACAAGGTCCGGCGTGTTTTCGGCGACGGCCTTGAACGAAAGGTCCAGATAGGTCTTGAGGATGTCCGCCTGCATGCCCTCGTCCCATTTGAGGCCCTGATCGATGTTGCCCTGGATCATGGATACCGAAGCCGTGGCTTTCGGGGCCTGGGGGCTGGAGACCAGACCGGGCAGCAGGGCAAGGCCGATCAGGGGCAGCACGGCCAGGCGCGAGAAACTTTTGCTGATGAACAGGCAGTGGCTTATGCTTGCCAGCAGCGCGGACAGCCCGAAGCCGCCGATCCAGGCGGCAAGGCCCAGGGTTTGAGGCCAGGGCGCCAGGGCCTGGGCCAGGGTCAGCCAGGAGAAGCCGGTCAGGAAATGGTTGCGGACCAGTTCCAGGCTGGCCCACAGGAGCCCCGAGGCGGGTATGGCCAGGGGGGCGAAAATCCGGAATCTGATCAGGTGCACGCCCATGCAGAACAGGCCGGCGTAAGCGGCGAGCAGGGCCCCGACCAGGACCGGACAGGGCAGGGCCAGGGCCCAGGGCAATCCGCCGTGGTCGTGCACGGGGATCGCCAGCCAGTAAAGGCTGGCGGCATAGCCCGGCAACGCGGTCAGGAATCCGTTTCTGAAGGACTGGGCAAAGCTTTTGGCCCGTAGCGCGGACAGGACAAGCGCTGCGGGCAGAAGCAGGATGGCCAGGGGGAAGTGCAGGAGCGGATTGGCAAATCCAAACCAGGTCCCGATGAGAGCCAAGCCCATGGGACCAAGACGGTGCAAAAGAGAGTCAGGATGTTGGCTTGGAGACGATAACCCATTGGATCTGTTTGACATCGGCTTCCTTGATGAGAAACGTGTAGCCCTGCAGCTCCAGGGATTCGTCGGTCTCGGGGACGCGGCCGAGCTGTTCGCTGATGTAACCGCCCACGGTTTCGACCTGTTCGGATTCCAGCAGGATGCCGCATTCCTCGTGCAAGTCCTCGAGGATGGTTCGTCCGGAAACGAGGAACGTGCCCTCGTCGATGGGCTGGATGTCCTCGGGGCGTATGGGGTCGTATTCGTCCTCGATGTCGCCGACTATTTCTTCGAGCACGTCTTCTAGGGTGACCAGACCCGCCGTTCCGCCGTATTCGTCCAGAACGATGGCCATGTGCTGTTTGTTGCTCTGAAAATCAAGCAGGATGTTTTTGACGTTCTTGGTTTCGGGAATGAAATATGGCGGCCGCAGGACGGAAGCCAGGTCCGTCGGGGCCTCTTCGTCGCCGACAAAAAAGCGCAGCAGCTCCTTGCAGTGCAGCACACCCATTATCTGATCCTTGGTTTCCTTGTAGATGGGCAGGCGCGAGTGCCCGCTTTCAAAGAATTTTCTGGCGACTTCAGTGATAGTTTCGTCGATTTCAGCACAGACGATGTCCGTGCGGGGAATCATGATTTCGTATGCTTGTTTGTCATCAAGCTGCAGCACGTTCAAAAGCATGGACATTTCGTCGTTCTGCAGTTCACCGCCGTCTTTGGCCTCTTGTATGGCTTCTTCCAGATGGCATTCGCCCCTGCGTGAAAAAAAGCGCCTCAGTGTGGTCCAAAGTCGACTGTCAGGGCCCTCGTCCATAGATACTGTGTCCTCCAATGGAAGGTTTACAAGTTGAAAAACGCTTGCTCAACTAAACAATTTCCCGTTCCCGGTAAAGCTCCAGGTGGCGTTTGAAAACCCACGTGACCAGTTCGTCGATGCCCCTTTCGGGATCGATCTTGACCCAGTCGATGGTTTCCGAGCCGTCGCTGGAGCAGCATTCCACGAACTCGTAGCCGAGCATCAAGACGTCCTGATCAGGGTCCTGGGCCTTGGTGCGCAGCTTGGCGGCCATGAAATACGGAGGAAATTCCATGTCGTTGGTCTGTTCAAGCTCAAGGCGCATGAACAGAATCGGATTTTTGGCCACAAAATCATTGAGTCCGTCGTAGAGCTTCGGATCAAATGACAATTTGATGCCTCCGCCGGAAAGGTCAAGCACTTTGAGTCCGTCAGGATCGTTACGGGTGTAGACAGCAAGAGGGTTGGGCCAGTTTTTGGGATCCGCCTCGAAGTGGAAGCTTCCGTCCTCGGTTGCTGGCCAGATGCGAAAATCCTTTATGTCCCTGGGGGGAAGCTCCAGCCGCAGATGTTTGCGTTTCTGACCAAGCTCGACCTTGGGGGGTATGCCAAGGATTACGTAGGAGATGTCTCCTTTTTTCCACACGCCCGCCACCGGGGACAGAAAGGTGTAGTAATAAGGCTGCTTGTTTTCACGGGGGATGCGAAAATAGCAGACCATGAGCTTGCCGATCCATGCATCGGAAGGGTCCACGCCCAGAGGCATCTCCAGGGTAATGCCCGTGTCCGCCATTTCAAAGAGCGTGCACGAGATGGTCTGGCGGGAAGTGGTGATGGGGTGAAAGCTCATGTCGATGCGACTGCGTACGACCATGGCCTGCTCCAGGATGGTGGCGATGTCCTTGGGCACTACGGTGGATCCGGACTGCCGGTTCCAGGGTGCTCCCCCGCCAAAGCGTTTCCAGATGATGTAGGCCAGAACGACCGCACCGACCAGAATCGCAGTGGTCACAATGCGGCTTTCTTCAGGCTGGTGGCCGCCGGAATTGAAGAAAGCCAAAGATATCTGCCGTATCGGGTTGTCCGAGGCCTGGATTGAAAACAGGTCGATCATCTTCTGTCTCGCTCGATGTTATTCCGGTCGGGTGAAGGACTGCCGAGGCGCACACCGGGTTGCCCGGCGAATTATGCGCGGGGTTCAGGGAAGGTGCCGTGCTCCGGTGCATCGCTGCGGGTCCCGTTGATTTCTGCGGTTGTGCAGGCCCTTTTGCATGGCTGGATATGCGAAAAAAAGCAAGAATTGAAGCGGCGCAGGCCGACTGCGGAATAGTTTGTCAGCTCCCATGGGAAAAGCGCGTGGGCGTAAACGCGATCTACAGCAGGGCGGGCATCGCTCCGGGGGTATCCGGGTCCAGCGCTTTGCATTCGAGCAGTTCGTCCAATTCGTCCAGAAGCCTGTCTTTGTCCCGTGGCAGGCGGCCGGAGAGAGGCAGGATATTGGAGCTGTGATCGGCTCGGAAAACGGTTCGTCCAAGGTTCAGGCCCGCAAGGATGTCCCGCAGTTCCCGCACGGACTGCTCTTCCGTGAGCTCCCTGAAGCTCGCGTCCGCGATGCGCCGGGCAAGGGCGGTGCCTGCGATGGGGACCAAACGCAGGCAGGACAGGAGGGTGGGCTGCATGGCGTTCAGCGCTTCCGCGGTCTGCCGGGCATGCAGCGCGGACAGTTCCTGACCGCCGAGGCCGATGAGGACCATGACCGAGACGGTCAGGCCGGCGTTTTGAGCGCGCAGACAGCCGTCGATCATTCCTTGGGCCGTGCCCCCCTTGGACATGCGTCGCAGGACCTCTTCGGAACCGCTCTCAAGGCCAAGATAAAGGGTGTGCAGGCCCTTTTGGCGCAGGCGCTCCAGCTGCGCGTCGCTTTTGCCCGCCAGGGCCTGGCCGGAAGCATAACAGTTGACCCTCGAAAGTCTTGGAAACGATGCGCGCGCCGTGTCCAGAATCATTTCCAGCATCGCGGCGGGAAGAGCCAGCACGTCTCCGTCGGCCAGAAAAATCCGCCGGGCGCCCGGGTCTTGCGCGGCGGCCAGGGCGATGCTCCGGTTCACGGAGGCCTGATCGTGAACGCGGTAGGCAACGCCACGGTACATGGCGCAAAAGGCGCAGGAATTGTGCGGGCATCCGTCGGCCACGCGAATGAGCGCGCTGTACGCTTCTGCGGGCGGCCGGAACAGGGTGTGTCCGTTTTTGGTCATGCCTGCCGGGCCATTGGCATTGTGCGCAGGAGACGTTCCAGATCCTGGCGAGAGACGGGTTTGGGCAGGTGCCCGTTCATGCCCGCGGCCATGAAGCGCTCGGTGTCGGAAGAGAAGGCGTGGGCGGTCATGGCCACGATGGGAGTCTCTCCGCCTTCGGATTTGGGCCAGGAGCGGATGACTCGGGTCGCTTCCAATCCGTCAGTTTCAGGCATCTGGATGTCCATGAGCACCAGGTCGAAAGGTTCGCTGCGCATGTATTCGAGAACTTCCCGCCCGTTCGTGGCCAGGATTGGCTTGTGCTGCATGCCTTCCAGGAATTTTATGGCGATCATGCTGTTGACGGGGTTGTCTTCGGCCACGAGCACCTTGAGGGACTGTATGGGCTGCTCATTCTCGGTTTGGAGCGGCGGAGCATGCTTGAGTGAGTGCGGCGGCGCGGGCTGCAACGGCAGACAGACGGCAAAAAGCGAGCCGCTCGGGCTCGACTCGAAGGCCATGGAGCCGCCCAGCAGCACGACCAGTTGCTGGGTGATGCTGAGGCCAAGGCCCGAGCCCTCGAATTTTCGGGTCTGGGTCGAGTCGGCCTGCGCAAAAGGCGCGAACAGGGCGGGTTGCGCCTTGTCGGGGATGCCCACTCCGGTGTCCTCGATCTCGATGTAGATGCGGTTCTCGCCGGGTTTGACGGGGGACAGGTTTGAGACGCGGATCTCGACCTTTCCGCGCAGGGTGAACTTGACCGCGTTGCCGATGAGGTTGGTCAGGATCTGGCGGATTCGCACCGTGTCTCCGAGCAGGGCCGGGGGCACGGCGTCGTCGACAGTGCCGCGCAACGCTAGGCCCCGGTCCAGGACCACGGCCTGAAAGCTGTCCGTCAACTCATCCATGATTTCGCGGATGTCGAAAGGCTCTTGCATCACGGGCATGCGCGAGGCTTCCAGCCGGGAGAGGTCCAGAATGTCGTTCAGGAGCCGCAACAGGCTGCGGGAGGAACGCATGGCCGTTTGCAGATACTGCTGAATGACGGCCGGGTCGGAGTTGTCCATGGCCAGCTGGAGCATGCCCATGACCCCGTTCATGGGCGTGCGGATTTCATGGCTCATGTTGGCCAGAAACTGGGTCTTGGCCTGAGTCGCGCTTTCGGCCTGTTCCTTGGCCAGGGACAGTCTCGATTCGGCGATGCGTCGTTCTTCGACTTCCTCGCTCAGTTTGGTGAAGGCCTCCAGCAGTCCGCTCCGCATTTTTTCCAGCGAAGCGGTGACCTGGTCGAGTTCGTCGTCGCGGAACCTCTTGTTGAGCGCGATGGGTTGCTCCAGATTGACGGGAGAGATGTCCCGGACCCGGGCGGCCAGGGTCCGCAGATGCATGCCTATCTGGCGGTGAAAAAGAAAAAGCAGGGCAGAGACCAGAAACAGCGCGACGATGACCTCGCCCACGAAGAGGTCCAGGAATTCGCGGCCAACCTGGGCCCTGAGCCCGTCCAGCGAAGCGACTAGCACCAGTGTGCCCAGTTCGTAGGGCTGATCGTTGAAGGCAAATGTGAGCTCGAATTCGCGTCTTATGGCTCTTTTGGCATCGACGCGGCCGGCCTCTGCGATGGTCTTGCCGGATTGGACAATGGCCGCGTGCACGAAGTTCGGTCGTGCGATGAGTCCTTGCAGCTGGATGTCGAGCAGGGCGGTATCAAGTTGCCACAGGCTAGCGGAGATGCTGTTGAGATCGCCGGAGGCTACCTGTTCCATGGATTCGTACACAGCGCCGATATTGCTCTCATATTTGAAATGAAGCTGGACAGCGGCCAGGATGGTGCTGGCCGCCAGGCTCAAAAGCCCCATGGAGATGATCAGGCGCAGACTGAGGCTGCGGCGGGTAGAAAACATGAAAATCCTTGGAGAGCTGCTCCAGCGGGGGCTAGCATCGATAAAGTAACCTTGATCGGTGTGCTTCGTTTCGAGGAAGTGCGAACGCTAGCGTTTCATGTTTTTTTTGACAAGGGCGCAATTTTTGCCGTGGTCTCTCTTTTGCCAACAGGGCAGCGTGCTGGTAAGGCTTGTGGCCATGAAACACGGCATGCGCCTTGGCGACTATCTCGACCTGGAATGGTTCCTTGAAAAGGACAGGGTCCTCGATCCCGGAGAAATCCTGGACCGGGATCGCACTATCGGACTGGCTGCCAAGGCCGATGCAGTGCCTCCCAAGCTGCAAGGCGCATACTGGCTGGAGCATCGCCGGGATGCAGGTGCCGCAGGGCTGCCGTCGGATTCGTTGCGGACGGTCCTGGTCGTGCTGCGCCTGCTGCTTGTGATCGGCGGCCTGCTGACGGGCATCTCGCTGGTGCGGGCGTTGCTCCTCTACTCGGGAATCGAGCCGGTCAATGTCTCGGTTTTTTTGCTGCTGGCCGTCTTGCCTCAGGCGGGGTTCAGCCTGCTGGCCGCAGGATTGCTTGTGCTTCGGGGGCTGGGCCGGGCCGAATTTCGCATCCCGCTGCGCCCCCTGTTCGATCTTTTCTGGCGCAGGCCCGGCAGCCTTTCCGCCCAGGCCGGATTTGTCCGCGCGCTTTTCCTGCGCCGGGGTTGGCCTGCCCGGATGCTGGGTTGGGAGAGCTTGCGGCTCCTGCATCTGGGCGGCCTCTGCCTGGCTTTCGGTTCTCTGGCGAGCCTGGCCGTCAGCGTGGCGGTCACGGACCTTGCGTTTGGCTGGCAGTCGACCCTGCAGATCGGGGCGCAGGGCATGCACTCCCTGGTCTCGGCCCTGTCCGTGCCGTGGTCCTGGCTGCCGGAGCAGTGGGGGCTGACGCCGACCCTGCTCCAGATCGAGGGCAGCCGCATAGTTCTAAAAGACGGCATTCAGGCCCTGGCCAGCGCGGACCTCGTTGCCTGGTGGCCATTTTTGTGCATGTGCCTGCTGGTCTATGCCCTGCTGCCCAGACTTCTCCTGCTGGCGTCGGCCCACTGGATGCTGCGGCGCGCGGAACGGCGTTTTGTCCATCCTGATCTCGGACGCATCGTCGATCGCATGCAGGCGCCGCTGCTTGGCTCGTCCAGGGGCAAAGAGAGCCCGTCCGCGCCCTTGCCCCTTGGCATCGAGGCGAGTCCGGACGCGGAACGTTCCGCCCGGCAGTCTCCGGCCGAAGTAGGCTGCGTGCTGCTCTTGCCGCCGGAACTTGTGGGCCGGATCGAAGACGGTCTTCTCTCGGACCTGACCCGGCGGGTCTGTGGCTATCCTGCCGGGCGCGTGGTTCCCGCCGCCCTGGAGGTGGATGAGGTCCGGCAGGTGCTGGATGATTGCGCCGGGCTCGACTGGGCCGGAGGATTCGAGCGGTTTGTGGTGCTCGTCGAGGCCTGGCAGCCGCCCATCCGGGAGAACATGCAGGCCCTGGCGCTGCTTGGCCGGGAAGAAGGCCGGGGCCGGAACCTGGTCCTTGTTTTCTGCGGCCGCCCTTCCGGCGGGGACTGGCTGACCGCTCCAAATGAGGCCGAGCGGGCGGTCTGGGCCGATGCCGTTGCCCGTCTGGCCCCGCTGCGCGTTGATATTTTTGGAGCAAACACATGAAGTCCATGCCCGTTTTTGCCGTCATCGGTCATCCAAACGAAGGAAAGTCCTCGGTGGTGGCCACCCTGGTCGAGAATGATCAGATCCGCATCAGCCCCCGGCCGGGCGAGACCGTGGAATCCATGACCTACCCGGTCAGCATCGACGGAAGGGATGTCATTGCCTTCGTGGACACTCCCGGTTTTCAGAACCCCGTGCAGACCCTTGGCTGGATGCGAAAATTCCGCGGTCC carries:
- the lnt gene encoding apolipoprotein N-acyltransferase, with the translated sequence MSNRSNGLSSPSQHPDSLLHRLGPMGLALIGTWFGFANPLLHFPLAILLLPAALVLSALRAKSFAQSFRNGFLTALPGYAASLYWLAIPVHDHGGLPWALALPCPVLVGALLAAYAGLFCMGVHLIRFRIFAPLAIPASGLLWASLELVRNHFLTGFSWLTLAQALAPWPQTLGLAAWIGGFGLSALLASISHCLFISKSFSRLAVLPLIGLALLPGLVSSPQAPKATASVSMIQGNIDQGLKWDEGMQADILKTYLDLSFKAVAENTPDLVVWPETAMPFYFQDPSDLTTNMRLGVARMQVPVLAGAPAYSIPMEPGAPPYVLHNRAYLLGANGEPLASYDKEHLVPFGEYVPLGKWLPFITKLVPGQFEFKPGLSTEPLKTGPLAMGLLICYEAIFPELAQKQVELGANVLVNISNDAWFGRSSAPWQHLHLSVLRAVEQNRAIIRATNSGVSVFIGPDGGLRGPTELFTTRIAHDPAIPLLTETTFYHEHFLLIHMAFPVLTIALLWALWRKGPKIHT
- a CDS encoding magnesium/cobalt efflux protein, which gives rise to MDEGPDSRLWTTLRRFFSRRGECHLEEAIQEAKDGGELQNDEMSMLLNVLQLDDKQAYEIMIPRTDIVCAEIDETITEVARKFFESGHSRLPIYKETKDQIMGVLHCKELLRFFVGDEEAPTDLASVLRPPYFIPETKNVKNILLDFQSNKQHMAIVLDEYGGTAGLVTLEDVLEEIVGDIEDEYDPIRPEDIQPIDEGTFLVSGRTILEDLHEECGILLESEQVETVGGYISEQLGRVPETDESLELQGYTFLIKEADVKQIQWVIVSKPTS
- a CDS encoding radical SAM protein; the protein is MTKNGHTLFRPPAEAYSALIRVADGCPHNSCAFCAMYRGVAYRVHDQASVNRSIALAAAQDPGARRIFLADGDVLALPAAMLEMILDTARASFPRLSRVNCYASGQALAGKSDAQLERLRQKGLHTLYLGLESGSEEVLRRMSKGGTAQGMIDGCLRAQNAGLTVSVMVLIGLGGQELSALHARQTAEALNAMQPTLLSCLRLVPIAGTALARRIADASFRELTEEQSVRELRDILAGLNLGRTVFRADHSSNILPLSGRLPRDKDRLLDELDELLECKALDPDTPGAMPALL